One Paraburkholderia phytofirmans OLGA172 genomic window carries:
- a CDS encoding IclR family transcriptional regulator: MEEKKAHESVRAVERALEILLAFRPGDESLTVAELLGRVNLSRPTLYRLLNTLEQAGFLASTGEPQRFHLGSSVAQLAHVWLSEHRIAELAQPVLRNLWEATSETVALFVPDDTYRLCVAELESHQPLSFRRGVGYREKLVRGASGRTILSQMRLTPDELTRYLVDPTQDVSALIQDIEQIRLKGFGTSHHELIDGAVAVAAPFFNGANQVAGSLCIFGPSVRVTEQRVEEFGELLKRATVALSRLLGQQVS; the protein is encoded by the coding sequence ATGGAAGAAAAAAAGGCGCACGAGAGCGTTCGTGCGGTTGAACGAGCTTTAGAAATACTTTTGGCGTTCAGGCCGGGAGATGAATCTCTAACCGTCGCTGAGTTGCTTGGGCGTGTGAACCTTAGCCGTCCGACGTTGTATCGACTGCTAAACACATTGGAGCAGGCCGGGTTCCTCGCATCGACCGGTGAACCGCAGCGATTCCACCTGGGAAGCTCGGTGGCTCAATTGGCACACGTCTGGCTGAGCGAACACAGAATCGCCGAACTGGCGCAGCCGGTTCTGCGCAACCTATGGGAGGCGACGTCCGAGACCGTGGCTCTGTTTGTTCCAGATGACACGTATCGACTTTGCGTGGCAGAACTGGAGAGTCATCAGCCGCTTAGTTTTCGACGCGGTGTCGGCTACCGCGAAAAGCTTGTGCGCGGCGCCAGCGGCCGCACCATTCTTTCGCAGATGCGACTGACACCAGACGAATTAACGCGTTATCTCGTCGACCCTACCCAGGATGTGTCGGCGTTGATTCAAGACATCGAACAAATCCGTTTAAAAGGGTTCGGTACAAGTCACCACGAATTGATTGATGGCGCCGTCGCCGTGGCGGCACCTTTCTTCAACGGGGCCAATCAGGTCGCAGGCTCGCTATGCATCTTTGGTCCGAGCGTCCGGGTCACCGAGCAGCGGGTCGAGGAGTTTGGAGAGTTGCTCAAGCGCGCAACCGTCGCTTTATCTCGGCTTCTCGGCCAGCAAGTGTCCTGA
- a CDS encoding LysR family transcriptional regulator: protein MDLKQIQYFIALFEDGSVTRAAKRLNIVQPALSMQIAKLETELNSRLFERGPHGMTPTDAARQMYRLYMPIMRDIDHAREQLSRHDVIVAGRISLGMVASEAQSVLPESLALFNALYPHVEVSVADGFSAQLIDAVEAGRLDAAIINRPRGRLSLDTSPLVVEEMVLVTSAEHGPALPDTITASALTELELVLPTRRNGLRGVLDAALLNADIVIKPQFEIDLLTTIVQFVEQSSIATIMPRVVVQRKVDDGLLRATPISAPRIVRHIVCVSHPKRPIGPATTKLIDIIADQIRRVTTGIEIADPDPANGNQA, encoded by the coding sequence ATGGATCTAAAGCAGATTCAATATTTCATCGCGCTGTTCGAAGATGGCTCCGTAACACGCGCCGCCAAGCGGCTCAATATCGTGCAGCCCGCGCTCAGCATGCAGATCGCAAAGCTCGAAACGGAACTGAACAGCCGGCTCTTTGAGCGCGGCCCGCATGGCATGACGCCCACCGACGCTGCACGGCAGATGTACCGCCTCTACATGCCGATCATGCGTGACATCGACCACGCTCGCGAGCAGCTCAGCCGGCACGATGTGATCGTCGCCGGGCGTATCTCGCTCGGGATGGTGGCGTCGGAAGCGCAGAGCGTCCTGCCGGAATCGCTCGCGCTATTCAACGCGCTCTATCCGCATGTCGAGGTGTCGGTGGCCGATGGTTTCAGCGCGCAACTGATCGACGCGGTGGAAGCGGGCCGGCTCGACGCGGCCATCATCAACCGGCCCCGCGGGCGCCTGTCGCTCGATACGTCTCCACTGGTAGTCGAAGAGATGGTGCTCGTCACGAGCGCGGAACACGGCCCTGCGCTGCCCGACACCATTACGGCATCCGCGCTGACGGAGCTCGAGCTCGTGCTTCCGACGCGCCGCAACGGCCTGCGCGGCGTGCTCGACGCCGCGCTGCTGAATGCCGATATCGTGATCAAGCCGCAGTTCGAGATCGACCTGCTGACCACGATCGTGCAATTTGTCGAACAAAGCAGCATCGCGACGATCATGCCGCGCGTGGTCGTGCAGCGGAAGGTCGACGACGGCCTGCTGCGCGCGACGCCGATCTCGGCGCCGCGCATCGTGCGTCACATCGTTTGCGTGAGCCATCCAAAGCGGCCGATCGGTCCTGCCACGACCAAGCTCATCGACATCATCGCCGATCAGATCCGCCGCGTCACCACGGGGATCGAGATCGCGGACCCCGATCCGGCCAACGGCAACCAGGCGTGA
- a CDS encoding MFS transporter yields the protein MSVAAQSGAAVPAINRRQVMGAVVASCLGWALDLFDLFVLLFVAPVVGRLFFPSEHAMLSLAAVYASFAVTLLMRPLGSALFGSYADRRGRKGAMILAVVGVGLSTAAFGLLPTVAQVGVIAPVLFLLLRLVQGVFVGGVVASTHTIGTESVALKYRGAVSGLIGGGGAGLGALLASLTYLAMSSLFPGDLFDVWGWRCMFFTGIISSVLGLFVFNSLEESPLWKKLAAEKTARAAEKTARAAADKTRNAPVEVVRSPIRTLFSRDYRSILFVNLLLTIGGGSGYYLTSGYLPTFLKVVNHAPNGTAAAILMLCSVAVVIASVAAGHLSTFIGRKRTFILLGAIRLFALPALFLLLPTAQTITMVGVYAVILSALGSAGYAPILIFLNERFPTAIRATGTGLSWNIGFAIGGMMPTLVSLVAKTPLDLPMTLAVFVGAISVIFLIGAFVVPETLGKLDNTPVRDPY from the coding sequence ATGTCCGTTGCAGCGCAAAGTGGCGCCGCCGTGCCCGCAATCAACAGGCGGCAGGTGATGGGCGCAGTGGTAGCCTCGTGTCTGGGATGGGCACTCGATCTGTTCGATCTGTTCGTCCTGTTGTTCGTCGCACCGGTGGTCGGCCGGTTGTTCTTCCCCTCCGAACACGCGATGTTGTCGCTCGCCGCGGTGTATGCGTCGTTCGCCGTCACGCTGCTGATGCGGCCGCTCGGATCCGCGTTGTTCGGCTCGTATGCGGACCGGCGCGGCCGCAAGGGCGCGATGATTCTCGCGGTGGTCGGTGTCGGTCTGTCGACGGCGGCGTTCGGTTTGCTGCCGACCGTCGCACAGGTGGGCGTGATCGCGCCGGTGCTCTTTCTGCTGCTGCGTCTCGTGCAGGGCGTATTCGTCGGCGGCGTGGTGGCGTCGACGCACACGATCGGCACGGAATCCGTTGCGCTGAAGTATCGCGGCGCGGTGTCGGGGTTGATTGGCGGCGGCGGGGCAGGTCTTGGTGCGCTGCTCGCTTCGCTGACGTATCTCGCGATGTCGTCGCTGTTTCCCGGCGACCTGTTCGACGTGTGGGGCTGGCGCTGCATGTTCTTCACCGGGATCATCAGCTCGGTGCTCGGACTCTTCGTCTTCAACAGTCTCGAAGAATCGCCGCTGTGGAAGAAGCTTGCCGCGGAAAAGACCGCGCGTGCCGCGGAAAAGACCGCGCGTGCCGCCGCCGACAAGACGCGTAACGCGCCGGTCGAGGTGGTTCGTTCGCCGATCCGCACGCTGTTCTCGCGCGACTATCGTTCGATCCTGTTCGTCAACCTGCTGCTGACGATCGGCGGCGGCAGCGGCTACTACCTGACGTCGGGTTATCTGCCGACCTTCCTCAAGGTCGTCAATCACGCACCGAATGGGACGGCTGCTGCGATCCTTATGTTGTGCAGCGTGGCCGTGGTAATCGCATCGGTCGCGGCCGGTCACCTGAGCACGTTCATCGGCCGCAAACGGACCTTCATCCTGCTCGGCGCAATCCGTCTGTTTGCATTGCCCGCACTGTTCCTGCTGTTGCCGACGGCGCAGACCATCACGATGGTCGGTGTCTACGCGGTCATCCTGAGTGCGCTCGGCAGCGCAGGTTATGCGCCGATTCTGATCTTCCTGAACGAGCGGTTTCCGACGGCGATCCGCGCGACCGGCACGGGTCTGTCGTGGAATATCGGCTTTGCGATCGGCGGCATGATGCCCACGCTCGTCTCGCTGGTCGCGAAGACGCCACTCGATCTGCCGATGACGCTTGCCGTGTTCGTCGGCGCGATCAGCGTGATATTTCTCATCGGCGCGTTCGTCGTGCCGGAGACGCTCGGCAAGCTCGACAACACGCCGGTGCGCGACCCGTACTGA